CCTACATCAAGGTTCTTAACGACCGCCTACTGGACGAGCTCAAGAAGATCAAGTGACGAAATCGGGTTGGTTAAGGCGTGGGTATCAGCTGCACAGAGAGCCCGTCAGCGAACCGGTCAGGGATGTATCTCCTTGACCGGTTCTAGTGTTTAGGCCAGTGTTAACAAGCGAAAGTAATTGAGTTCTGCCCAGGGTGAAAACGTATTACTGTTCAGCCAAAATAATCCTTTACCAGGTTCCCAGGTAACACTTGGAAGAAATGACCACCAATTCAGATAAGGGAACAGGGACTTATGGCGTTCGCCACCCGGACTTAGTACCTAGGCACTGGTAAAATAATACTGGAAAGGAGGAATTTGAGTAAATATGTTGAAACAGGAACAAGAAAGGCGAAAATCGATTCTTGTTGGCATAAATTGTTTCGGAATGGGTTTGAACCGGTAGTGCATATGGAGGGGGGACAGTGCGCAGTATGATGTCGGAACGGATACTATCGGAACTCGGTATGGGTCTTGATTGGGCCGTGAAAAGGCATCAGGCTATTGCTAATAATATTGCAAATATCGACACACCCGGGTATAAACGTCAAGATGTGGCCTTTCCTGAGGCCTTAGCCCAGGCGGTAAAAAGTGAAGGCTCAAAACTAACGCTCAGACGGACGAACCCAAGGCACTTACCGCCACCGCCTACTGGAAGCCTTTCTGTGACGGTGGAAAGAGGGACTTCACTGCGAAACGATGGGAACAATGTGGATGCCGAAGTGGAAACTGCCGAGCTAGCTAAGAATGCAATGTATTATGATTCCTTGATCGATCGGGCGGGGGGGTATCTACGCAGCCTGCGTCTGGTGATTAGCGAAGGGAGACGGTAATAATGTTCAGCAGTTTTAATATTTCTGCTTCAGGTCTTACTGCTCAGAGGCTGAGGTTGGATATTATCTCCAATAACTTGGCTAACGTTGAGACTACTCAGACTGCATCCGGGGGTCCTTACCGACGCCAGTTGGCGATCTTCGGGGCCAGAGACGAAGAAACCTTTGGTTTTTATCTGGGTCGTGCGTTAAGCGGTCAAGCAGTTGGTGGTGGCGTACGCGTATTGAGGATCGAAGAAGATTCCTCTCCACCTAGACGCGCTTATCAACCTGGGCATCCCGATGCCGATGAAGAAGGATACGTACTTTATCCCAATGTGAATGTAGTTACGGAAATGGTAGACATGATCTCAGCCAGCCGCTCTTATGAAGCCAATGCTGCTGCTTTCAATGCCACCAAAAGCATGGTTGTAAAAGCCCTCGAACTTGGAAGGAGGTAGGTGTCGTTGGAAAAAGTAGGAGCCTTAGCACTTCGGACCCGAAGTCTCGACTTAAGAAGGACAAGCGAGGATAGATCAGGGAGTTTTCGTGAGGTTTTAGCCACTGCGTTGGAAGAAGTCAATGGATTGCAGTTGGATGCCCAGGAAAAAACGCGCCTACTCATCACCGGTGAAGAGATTGAATTGCAT
This DNA window, taken from Bacillota bacterium, encodes the following:
- the flgB gene encoding flagellar basal body rod protein FlgB; this encodes MRSMMSERILSELGMGLDWAVKRHQAIANNIANIDTPGYKRQDVAFPEALAQAVKSEGSKLTLRRTNPRHLPPPPTGSLSVTVERGTSLRNDGNNVDAEVETAELAKNAMYYDSLIDRAGGYLRSLRLVISEGRR
- the flgC gene encoding flagellar basal body rod protein FlgC; this encodes MFSSFNISASGLTAQRLRLDIISNNLANVETTQTASGGPYRRQLAIFGARDEETFGFYLGRALSGQAVGGGVRVLRIEEDSSPPRRAYQPGHPDADEEGYVLYPNVNVVTEMVDMISASRSYEANAAAFNATKSMVVKALELGRR
- the fliE gene encoding flagellar hook-basal body complex protein FliE yields the protein MSLEKVGALALRTRSLDLRRTSEDRSGSFREVLATALEEVNGLQLDAQEKTRLLITGEEIELHQVMLAAQKAELALELTLTVRNKVVEAYQEIMRMQV